The following are from one region of the Candidatus Obscuribacterales bacterium genome:
- a CDS encoding LCP family protein, which produces MRVSDPTSPPFFLWQALMAVLMGILTGALLFNLSSHARAALPHLPIPIKEALAAKPAPPSIPILPSLDKRMVILLMGVDSNGPNSQRYVGTRSDTMMLASIDPATKQVGLISIPRDSRVIIPRGHGFSKINSAHALGGPTLAMEAVSQNFDVNIDHYVVIDTVGLKKVCEFLGPCEVLVEKEMHYVDHTAKLNVDLKPGLHTLSPVEMEEYVRFRHDPRGDIGRMERQQWFLRQVAHKLKEPQVLLRLPELMGLANEFVSTDLSLDQMARLLSFGREIEPHQIVTATLPGEGAMIGGISYWLPDMKASRIAIDRLVGTNEQALATETSPAEVVTNKPIRVSIRYPRGCEKVADYFETKLTEAGYKVRYKWRVDEIECRHEEIIAHSSRASQENTNELRKVLPQMEKWPTVVNPESRSYTDFTLVISPNVMNAMADMFPPPADSAYAGTPMMSRVRPVSVLQ; this is translated from the coding sequence TTGAGAGTCAGCGATCCTACTTCGCCTCCATTTTTCCTCTGGCAAGCACTAATGGCAGTGCTGATGGGCATCTTGACGGGCGCTTTGCTCTTCAATCTGTCCAGTCATGCTCGCGCAGCTCTTCCTCATCTTCCCATACCAATCAAAGAAGCGCTTGCGGCTAAGCCCGCGCCTCCCTCCATTCCAATTTTGCCCAGTCTTGACAAGCGGATGGTCATTCTGCTTATGGGTGTTGATTCAAATGGTCCTAATTCCCAAAGATATGTCGGCACTCGTTCAGACACGATGATGCTGGCAAGCATTGACCCCGCTACTAAACAAGTCGGACTTATCAGTATCCCTAGAGATAGTCGTGTGATTATTCCAAGAGGACATGGCTTCAGCAAAATAAACTCGGCGCATGCCTTGGGTGGACCGACGCTTGCCATGGAAGCAGTCAGCCAAAACTTCGACGTCAATATTGATCACTATGTGGTCATCGATACTGTTGGCTTGAAAAAGGTCTGCGAATTCTTGGGACCATGCGAAGTGCTGGTTGAAAAGGAAATGCACTATGTCGATCACACAGCCAAACTCAATGTGGATTTGAAGCCCGGATTGCATACCCTCAGCCCGGTAGAAATGGAAGAGTATGTGCGTTTTCGTCATGATCCTCGTGGTGATATCGGACGCATGGAGCGCCAGCAGTGGTTTTTGAGACAAGTGGCACACAAACTTAAAGAGCCGCAAGTACTATTGCGCCTGCCTGAGCTAATGGGATTAGCCAATGAATTTGTATCTACGGATCTTTCACTCGATCAAATGGCTCGCCTGCTTTCTTTCGGCAGAGAAATTGAACCGCATCAAATTGTCACTGCTACATTGCCCGGTGAAGGCGCCATGATTGGCGGTATTAGCTATTGGTTGCCGGATATGAAAGCCAGTCGCATTGCTATAGATAGATTAGTAGGTACCAACGAGCAAGCTCTTGCAACAGAGACAAGTCCGGCAGAAGTTGTCACCAATAAACCAATTCGTGTTTCTATTCGTTATCCGCGTGGCTGCGAGAAGGTGGCTGACTATTTTGAGACAAAGTTGACTGAAGCCGGATACAAGGTCCGGTATAAATGGCGTGTCGATGAAATAGAGTGCCGTCACGAAGAGATAATTGCGCACAGCTCGCGTGCCAGCCAGGAAAATACCAACGAACTGAGAAAAGTTCTTCCGCAAATGGAGAAATGGCCGACCGTCGTCAATCCGGAATCGCGCTCTTATACAGACTTTACTCTCGTGATTTCGCCGAATGTAATGAATGCAATGGCGGACATGTTCCCGCCGCCGGCTGATAGCGCTTATGCTGGAACTCCTATGATGTCTCGCGTGCGACCAGTATCAGTTTTGCAGTAA
- the fsa gene encoding fructose-6-phosphate aldolase gives MLLFLDTANINEIKEINQWGCLNGITTNPSLVVKEGGDFKSLVKEICSIVKGPVSAEVVSTDTEGMVKEGRDIATWAENVMVKCPLTPAGLAATSILNNEGIKVNVTLCFSVNQAILAARAGATFVSPFLGRLDDINEDGIRLIEDIVEVFRIHDLKTKVLAASIRHPVHITKVALAGADIATMPYKVFKQLVHHPLTDTGLQLFLNDWNKAKVAVSSK, from the coding sequence GTGCTGTTATTTCTAGACACTGCCAACATCAACGAAATCAAAGAAATCAACCAATGGGGTTGCTTGAACGGCATTACCACCAACCCATCGCTCGTCGTCAAAGAGGGCGGAGACTTCAAGAGTCTTGTAAAAGAAATCTGCTCGATAGTCAAAGGTCCAGTATCTGCCGAAGTTGTTTCAACAGACACTGAGGGCATGGTCAAAGAAGGACGTGATATTGCCACCTGGGCCGAAAATGTCATGGTCAAATGCCCTTTAACTCCTGCTGGTTTGGCTGCCACAAGCATCCTCAACAACGAAGGCATAAAGGTAAACGTCACACTTTGCTTTTCAGTCAACCAAGCAATTTTGGCAGCCCGCGCCGGTGCCACATTTGTCAGCCCATTCTTGGGCAGACTGGATGACATCAACGAAGACGGCATCAGACTAATTGAGGACATCGTGGAAGTCTTCCGCATTCACGACCTGAAGACAAAAGTTTTGGCAGCCAGTATTCGCCACCCTGTGCACATCACTAAAGTAGCCCTGGCTGGTGCTGATATTGCCACAATGCCTTACAAGGTCTTCAAGCAACTAGTTCATCACCCGCTAACAGACACCGGCTTGCAGCTATTCCTCAACGACTGGAACAAGGCTAAAGTAGCCGTTTCGTCAAAGTAG
- a CDS encoding carbonic anhydrase, whose product MKAASLAAIALVLGSSLACYAETPQQVWDRLKEGNKRYLGGKSIHPRFDAAKRQQTALNGQKPIATILGCADARVPPEVVFDQGFGDLFVVRVAGNVCAIAELASIEYGVKYVKTPLVVVLGHTQCGAVDGAVRGAELKGSLPKLMALITPTTDKTKKNHPELKGKDLLNAAIEDNVRNSISEIKKNSPGLTDLVKQKKLLIVGGIRNIENGTIRWLDAKQ is encoded by the coding sequence ATGAAAGCAGCAAGTCTTGCGGCAATTGCTCTAGTGCTTGGTTCGAGCTTGGCATGTTATGCCGAGACGCCACAACAAGTTTGGGATCGGCTGAAAGAAGGCAACAAACGCTATCTTGGCGGCAAAAGTATTCATCCGCGTTTTGATGCTGCTAAACGACAACAAACAGCTCTTAATGGTCAAAAACCAATTGCTACCATTTTAGGATGCGCCGATGCACGCGTGCCTCCAGAAGTAGTTTTCGACCAAGGTTTTGGAGACCTGTTTGTCGTCAGAGTTGCCGGCAATGTCTGTGCAATAGCTGAATTAGCCTCGATTGAATATGGCGTCAAATACGTAAAAACGCCTCTAGTTGTTGTTTTAGGACATACGCAATGTGGTGCTGTAGATGGTGCAGTAAGGGGAGCAGAATTGAAGGGAAGCTTACCGAAACTGATGGCTCTGATAACACCGACAACCGACAAAACCAAAAAGAATCATCCGGAACTAAAAGGCAAAGACCTTCTCAACGCCGCAATCGAAGACAATGTGCGTAACTCCATTTCCGAGATCAAGAAAAACAGCCCAGGATTGACAGACTTGGTCAAGCAAAAGAAACTGCTAATCGTCGGCGGCATCCGCAACATTGAAAATGGCACAATACGCTGGTTGGATGCAAAGCAGTAG